A genomic window from Clostridium aceticum includes:
- a CDS encoding SHOCT domain-containing protein — translation MEWGNKSVGYLLSVHILKQLQDRNLITEEEFREIDTENKKSFQMAKNQGIHLIS, via the coding sequence ATGGAATGGGGAAACAAAAGCGTAGGTTATCTATTAAGTGTACATATTTTAAAACAGTTACAGGATAGAAATCTTATTACAGAAGAAGAGTTTAGAGAGATTGACACAGAGAATAAAAAGTCCTTTCAAATGGCTAAAAATCAAGGAATTCACTTGATTAGTTGA
- a CDS encoding minor capsid protein: protein MSRQDEIIGIKQEMITRAEEKEKKIKREHRKLLRLLLLMLLEFYHHYSVDGKLILNRYQRESFMVQVEKLLMEKVGAMAALEKEMLEKLLKEIYEDAYIKHGVLLEGRLLLSLNPDLIDEHVYQKFKEDTFGNRIHRNKQELVTKLYHLISTGIKEGRDYQSLTNEIDRVFQYSEYQSKRLMMTEESRIFNLAQLTAFKVMDYKGKITWCSVLCHTTCDYCESMHGEIFYIEDNLPDIPAHANCQCFWVPV, encoded by the coding sequence ATGAGTAGGCAGGATGAAATTATTGGTATAAAACAGGAGATGATTACGAGGGCAGAGGAAAAAGAGAAGAAAATTAAAAGGGAGCATAGAAAGCTATTAAGACTATTACTGCTGATGCTATTAGAATTTTATCATCATTATTCTGTGGATGGGAAACTAATCCTTAATAGATATCAGAGAGAAAGCTTTATGGTACAGGTGGAGAAATTGTTAATGGAAAAAGTCGGTGCTATGGCAGCACTTGAAAAAGAGATGCTAGAAAAGTTATTAAAGGAAATCTATGAAGATGCCTATATCAAGCATGGTGTGTTACTGGAGGGTAGGTTACTACTCTCTTTGAATCCTGACTTGATAGACGAGCATGTATATCAAAAGTTTAAGGAAGATACCTTTGGCAATAGAATCCATAGGAATAAACAAGAGTTGGTTACAAAGCTATATCATCTAATCAGCACTGGCATAAAGGAGGGAAGGGATTATCAAAGCTTAACTAATGAAATAGATAGAGTATTTCAATATAGTGAGTATCAGAGCAAACGGTTAATGATGACGGAAGAGTCCCGCATATTTAACCTAGCCCAACTTACAGCTTTTAAAGTCATGGACTATAAAGGTAAAATTACGTGGTGTTCAGTATTATGCCACACTACCTGCGATTATTGTGAAAGTATGCATGGAGAAATATTTTATATAGAAGATAATCTACCAGATATACCAGCTCATGCAAACTGTCAATGCTTTTGGGTGCCAGTGTAG
- a CDS encoding major capsid protein, giving the protein MKNIFDLVNAEEIATYYTNNPSNNIPYLGGTLFPPKKQLGLDLSWIKGHNGLPVALMPSAFDAKATLRDRIGISKIQTEMPFFREAMRIGEKERQELNKAAGSMNSAYVMPIIQRIYDDVNNLVEGAEVNNERMRMQLLSTGKISITANRVNYDYDYKFSPEHKETLLTGARWSNVESSTPIQDIQRWVNKIEENTGDKPTRAICTLKTWNYLLANKSVRLDMNPIGADNIILTDNMLKQYLSAKLGLTVAVYNKKYALTDGSTHQFFPDDVFTLIPEGNLGNTYFGTTPEESDLMSGNTDAKVQIVNTGVAITTIKEPHPVNVQTIVSEIALPSFEKIDSIFIAKVNEEL; this is encoded by the coding sequence ATGAAAAATATATTTGATTTAGTAAATGCAGAGGAGATAGCAACCTATTATACCAATAACCCTAGTAACAATATTCCTTATCTAGGAGGAACGTTATTTCCACCAAAGAAACAATTAGGATTAGATTTATCTTGGATTAAAGGACATAATGGATTGCCAGTAGCCCTTATGCCTAGTGCTTTCGATGCCAAGGCGACATTAAGGGATAGAATTGGGATTAGTAAAATTCAAACAGAAATGCCTTTCTTTAGAGAAGCCATGAGAATTGGTGAAAAGGAACGGCAGGAGTTAAATAAAGCAGCAGGTTCAATGAATAGTGCCTATGTCATGCCTATTATCCAAAGAATTTATGATGATGTAAATAATCTTGTAGAAGGGGCAGAGGTCAATAACGAAAGAATGAGGATGCAGTTACTTTCTACAGGAAAAATATCTATAACAGCCAATCGAGTAAATTATGATTATGACTATAAGTTTAGTCCTGAGCATAAAGAAACTCTGCTGACAGGAGCTAGATGGAGTAACGTAGAATCCTCAACACCTATCCAAGATATTCAAAGATGGGTTAACAAGATTGAAGAAAATACAGGAGACAAACCAACTAGAGCAATCTGTACATTAAAGACTTGGAATTATTTACTTGCAAATAAGTCAGTAAGACTTGACATGAATCCAATAGGAGCAGATAATATCATTCTAACGGATAATATGCTAAAGCAGTATTTATCAGCAAAACTAGGACTTACTGTAGCAGTATATAACAAAAAGTATGCCCTAACAGATGGCAGTACCCATCAATTTTTTCCAGATGATGTGTTTACCCTTATTCCAGAGGGTAACCTAGGAAACACCTACTTTGGAACAACTCCTGAAGAATCTGATTTAATGAGTGGAAATACTGATGCAAAGGTACAAATTGTAAATACAGGAGTTGCCATTACTACCATTAAAGAACCACATCCAGTGAATGTACAGACCATAGTTTCAGAAATTGCCCTACCTTCATTTGAGAAAATAGACAGCATATTTATTGCCAAGGTGAATGAAGAATTATAG
- a CDS encoding phage portal protein → MQITENLIIQCLNELEKNTTDKKVYKDYYEGNHSIIKNYAMQDSRSNMKLVFNFPRKFVDNETGYLLGKPVNFVSKTDDDEIIDAIDKNISHWDKEHNIHLRKSSEIYGESYELNYINQDGEFCATILNPLNCFVLEDGTAERNGILALHKFNRSFDENTYLDVYTDHEILHYIIDDGLKLQGKHTHIFDRVPIIVSPANSERKSGFHDVISLVDAYNAINSDLVNEISDHRNAYLVIENAKIEEEDLLRMKSMGIIQVPKGGSVKWLTKDINDSFVKNELDNIERKIFDMMDQVNFNENWAANTSSLAIRNKLLNLENRVAIREAMMEQVIKKRLKNLFIFLSKKEGRYFDYKDIAIKFTRNLPTDLVGLADVITKLQNVCSQESLLTLLPFIESPKVEISKFKSEQKQIELHNWDGLDE, encoded by the coding sequence TTGCAAATAACAGAAAACTTAATAATACAATGCTTAAACGAACTAGAGAAAAATACTACAGATAAAAAAGTCTACAAAGACTACTACGAAGGAAACCACAGCATAATAAAGAACTATGCCATGCAGGACAGCAGAAGCAACATGAAGCTAGTATTTAACTTTCCTAGAAAATTCGTTGACAATGAAACCGGCTATCTATTGGGTAAGCCTGTTAATTTTGTCTCCAAAACCGATGATGATGAAATCATAGATGCCATTGATAAAAATATCAGCCACTGGGACAAAGAGCACAATATTCATCTTAGAAAATCCAGTGAAATTTATGGAGAGAGCTATGAGTTAAACTATATCAATCAAGATGGGGAGTTTTGTGCTACAATACTGAATCCACTTAATTGTTTTGTGCTTGAAGATGGAACTGCAGAAAGAAATGGTATATTAGCATTACATAAATTCAATAGGAGTTTCGATGAAAATACCTATCTTGATGTATATACAGATCATGAAATACTTCACTATATTATAGATGATGGACTAAAGCTACAAGGTAAACATACTCATATCTTTGATAGAGTACCCATAATCGTCAGTCCAGCCAATAGCGAAAGAAAGAGTGGCTTTCATGATGTCATTAGTCTGGTGGATGCATATAACGCCATCAATTCAGATTTAGTTAACGAGATTTCAGATCATAGAAATGCCTATCTCGTGATAGAAAATGCCAAAATTGAAGAAGAAGATTTACTAAGGATGAAATCCATGGGAATTATCCAAGTCCCGAAAGGTGGTTCAGTAAAGTGGCTCACAAAAGACATCAATGATTCCTTCGTAAAAAATGAACTGGATAATATAGAAAGAAAAATATTTGATATGATGGATCAAGTAAATTTTAATGAAAACTGGGCAGCCAATACATCCTCCTTGGCAATTAGGAATAAGCTTTTAAATCTTGAAAATAGAGTAGCTATCCGTGAAGCTATGATGGAACAGGTAATAAAGAAGAGACTAAAAAATCTCTTTATTTTTTTGTCTAAAAAAGAGGGTAGATATTTTGACTATAAGGACATAGCCATTAAATTCACACGAAACCTTCCAACGGATCTTGTTGGTCTTGCCGATGTCATCACCAAGCTTCAAAATGTATGCTCTCAAGAATCTCTGCTGACATTACTTCCCTTCATCGAAAGCCCTAAGGTGGAAATCAGTAAATTTAAGTCTGAACAGAAACAAATAGAATTACATAATTGGGATGGTTTAGATGAGTAG
- a CDS encoding recombinase family protein → MAKAVILKPTEYKQFNGRSKNEIKRVAAYCRVSTNHEEQLNSYQAQVSHYTALIQNNPEWELVDVFADEGISGTNSKKRPEFQRMIAEAKAGKIDLILTKSISRFARNTEDVLKYARMLKGIGVAIEFERERINTLEASGEVMMTIFSSLAQEESRSISENSRWGIVKGFKDGKVFCNTTRFLGYDKDENGNLVINKEEAEIVKRIYQEYLEGKSYQAIANGLEKDKIPTVTGNKKWWDSTITTILTNEKYYGALLQQKTVTVDFLTHKRVKNQGFADQYFIEDNHEAIIPKEMWDKVQEEKERRALLKNNVKGDRGKYSSKYPFSGRVICGDCGNTFRRRTWNSNNQSKKIVWQCKTYIQQGKDACDMKAVDEQVLKDAFVKIFNQMQENKEGFTKTLLENIEKVFKKRAKGDEIEKIGEKIEDIKNELKALVKLQTSGQMDGEVYNEEYIRISQELEDLRKEKAKFERANEAEEEYRDRVREIIEILDSMDGLLEEFNDEIFNALVEKIEILKPRHFVFVLKSGVRVEENIL, encoded by the coding sequence ATGGCAAAAGCAGTTATATTAAAACCTACAGAGTATAAGCAGTTTAATGGAAGGTCAAAGAATGAAATAAAAAGAGTAGCAGCCTATTGTCGGGTAAGTACCAATCACGAAGAACAACTTAATAGCTATCAAGCACAAGTATCCCATTATACAGCTCTCATTCAGAATAACCCTGAGTGGGAGCTTGTTGATGTTTTTGCCGATGAAGGGATATCAGGAACCAATTCAAAAAAACGACCTGAGTTTCAAAGAATGATAGCGGAGGCTAAAGCAGGAAAGATTGATTTAATTCTTACAAAATCTATTTCAAGATTTGCTAGGAATACAGAGGATGTTTTAAAATATGCAAGGATGTTAAAGGGAATAGGGGTGGCAATAGAGTTTGAGAGAGAAAGAATAAATACCCTAGAAGCTTCAGGGGAGGTCATGATGACCATCTTTAGTTCTTTGGCACAGGAAGAATCAAGAAGTATTTCAGAAAACTCCAGATGGGGCATTGTAAAAGGCTTTAAAGATGGTAAGGTATTTTGCAACACAACTAGGTTCCTTGGATATGATAAAGATGAGAATGGTAATCTAGTTATCAATAAAGAGGAAGCAGAAATAGTAAAAAGAATCTATCAGGAATATTTGGAAGGAAAAAGCTATCAGGCTATCGCAAATGGCTTAGAAAAAGATAAAATACCTACAGTGACAGGTAATAAAAAATGGTGGGACAGCACAATAACTACTATACTAACCAATGAAAAATATTATGGAGCATTACTTCAACAAAAGACTGTGACGGTAGATTTTTTAACCCATAAGCGTGTAAAGAATCAAGGCTTTGCTGACCAGTATTTTATAGAGGATAACCATGAAGCCATTATTCCCAAGGAAATGTGGGACAAGGTTCAAGAGGAAAAAGAAAGAAGAGCCTTACTCAAAAACAATGTAAAAGGGGATAGAGGAAAATATTCCAGCAAATATCCCTTTAGTGGCAGAGTTATTTGTGGCGATTGTGGGAATACCTTTAGAAGAAGGACTTGGAACAGTAATAATCAAAGCAAGAAAATTGTATGGCAATGTAAGACATATATTCAACAGGGAAAAGATGCCTGTGATATGAAGGCGGTAGATGAACAGGTACTAAAGGATGCTTTTGTGAAGATATTTAATCAGATGCAGGAAAATAAAGAGGGTTTCACAAAGACGCTATTGGAGAATATAGAGAAGGTGTTTAAGAAGAGAGCAAAAGGCGATGAGATAGAAAAGATAGGTGAAAAGATAGAAGATATAAAGAATGAACTAAAGGCACTGGTGAAACTACAAACCAGTGGGCAAATGGATGGAGAAGTTTATAATGAGGAATACATAAGGATATCCCAAGAATTAGAAGATTTAAGAAAAGAGAAGGCTAAATTTGAAAGGGCAAATGAGGCTGAGGAGGAATATAGGGATAGAGTAAGAGAAATTATTGAAATATTAGATAGTATGGACGGATTACTAGAAGAATTTAATGATGAAATATTTAATGCCTTGGTTGAGAAGATTGAGATTCTTAAGCCAAGGCATTTTGTTTTTGTTTTGAAGAGTGGGGTTAGGGTGGAGGAAAATATTTTGTAG
- a CDS encoding capsid assembly scaffolding protein Gp46 family protein — protein sequence MEENKNVKTEGTQEVETQSKETQEFDIKSVLENDEFKKFMESYADKRVSEAVKTTKKKLQQEYEEEKKKSEMTQEEILQQKERELYDRELKLEKIQYFKEKNYDLDLLDFVIGGDIDMIQEKADSLITTINKVVEKQVAERLKQGYVPPANGSKTTATESIGLKLAKQIKESQQYSQEAQQQYFK from the coding sequence ATGGAAGAAAACAAAAATGTAAAGACTGAGGGGACACAGGAAGTGGAAACTCAATCAAAGGAAACACAGGAGTTTGATATTAAATCTGTGCTAGAGAATGATGAATTTAAAAAGTTCATGGAATCCTACGCAGATAAAAGAGTAAGTGAAGCTGTTAAAACAACTAAAAAGAAATTACAACAGGAGTATGAGGAAGAAAAGAAAAAATCAGAAATGACTCAGGAGGAAATATTACAGCAAAAAGAAAGAGAACTATATGATAGAGAACTGAAACTAGAAAAAATCCAGTATTTCAAGGAGAAAAACTATGACCTTGATTTACTGGATTTTGTTATTGGTGGAGATATAGATATGATTCAGGAGAAGGCTGATTCTCTTATTACTACCATTAATAAAGTGGTAGAAAAACAGGTGGCTGAAAGATTAAAGCAAGGATATGTTCCACCAGCTAATGGATCTAAAACCACAGCTACAGAGAGCATTGGACTAAAACTTGCCAAACAAATAAAAGAAAGTCAACAGTATTCACAAGAAGCACAGCAACAATATTTTAAATAA
- a CDS encoding head-tail connector protein, translated as MLELMKTLLSIRIDETSKDTLLEHFLSKAQIIIKGYCNISNIPEKYNHVIVDYAIYLYKNKDSEGYKEKSEGERKVKYDGAIPESIRFALPLPKIKVGGY; from the coding sequence ATGCTAGAATTAATGAAAACACTTCTATCTATAAGAATAGATGAGACTTCTAAAGATACCCTTCTTGAACACTTCCTATCTAAAGCCCAAATTATCATCAAGGGCTACTGTAATATTTCCAATATCCCAGAAAAGTATAACCACGTAATCGTAGACTATGCAATATACCTATATAAAAATAAAGACAGTGAGGGCTACAAAGAAAAAAGCGAAGGGGAAAGAAAAGTCAAATATGATGGAGCTATCCCAGAATCTATAAGATTTGCTTTACCCTTGCCTAAAATCAAGGTAGGTGGCTATTAA
- a CDS encoding cysteine-rich VLP protein: MKGGFIIVDKKLKKEITSLIKRECANYDSQFCGINHYCCMVDTTCIFSRENEEVGRCKYFEKGVLPLDRDLESGYYIYHSKDQGSTTSSKKAKPKIKCEGCGVYVEANSNRQRYCDSCKKYNDKKKARLRKQKSRGKGYDVTL; this comes from the coding sequence ATGAAAGGTGGGTTTATAATTGTAGATAAAAAACTAAAAAAGGAAATCACCAGTTTAATCAAGAGAGAATGTGCCAACTATGATTCCCAATTTTGTGGTATTAATCATTATTGTTGTATGGTTGATACCACTTGTATATTTTCTAGGGAGAATGAAGAAGTAGGTAGATGTAAGTATTTTGAAAAAGGGGTCTTGCCTTTAGACCGTGATTTAGAAAGTGGATATTATATTTATCATTCAAAGGATCAAGGAAGTACAACTTCTTCAAAGAAAGCAAAGCCTAAAATCAAATGTGAGGGGTGTGGTGTTTATGTAGAAGCTAATTCAAACAGACAGCGATATTGTGATAGCTGTAAGAAATATAATGATAAGAAAAAGGCTAGGCTAAGGAAACAAAAAAGTAGGGGTAAAGGGTATGATGTCACGCTTTAG
- a CDS encoding dsDNA nuclease domain-containing protein, whose protein sequence is MDRPNKTANAGVHGSTGFEFQKYCALYILFDKYKEIKNRKYFICLEHHDDFLFCYQSNDEFIESIDVYQAKKSSSEWNQGKELYEILKKMLDVGAALHNDNIPKWDNYYHNLEFTTNNSIKLNNGINRNGERITATINESNNRLKFIDLNEEIASKIETEVKKLLGKNLVGLEELDNVSMAYIDLPKKDKQQKDSLVGFFNSLFGKKVSDHRAAVDTLLLLFREVENTLNNGNIVKLMDKSKRVSSDMVNEALNIITTKNMALELWRAEKKQACEKLGIVISERKKFEEDFCNSIDRFKDKQQVEHQKIFSFVYKNKNYLDNFIEEIDCIQAFYEDFKNNVNSLLAPITIKAAIYAAYIEVRDELWEQN, encoded by the coding sequence ATGGATAGACCAAATAAAACTGCTAATGCAGGGGTACATGGTTCAACAGGTTTTGAATTTCAAAAATATTGTGCTTTATACATTTTATTTGATAAATATAAAGAAATTAAAAATAGAAAGTACTTTATATGTTTAGAGCATCATGACGATTTTTTATTTTGTTATCAGTCGAATGATGAGTTTATTGAATCTATTGATGTTTATCAAGCAAAAAAATCTTCTTCAGAGTGGAATCAAGGAAAGGAACTGTATGAAATACTAAAAAAGATGTTGGATGTCGGGGCGGCTTTACATAATGATAATATTCCTAAATGGGATAACTATTATCACAATCTAGAGTTTACTACAAATAACTCTATTAAGTTAAATAATGGTATAAACAGAAATGGCGAAAGAATAACTGCTACTATTAACGAATCTAATAATAGATTGAAATTTATAGACTTAAATGAAGAGATAGCAAGCAAAATAGAAACAGAAGTTAAAAAGCTATTAGGAAAAAATTTAGTTGGTTTAGAGGAATTGGATAATGTTTCAATGGCATATATTGATTTACCCAAAAAGGATAAGCAACAAAAGGACTCTTTGGTAGGATTTTTTAATAGTTTGTTTGGAAAGAAGGTTAGCGATCACAGAGCAGCAGTAGACACATTGCTGCTACTATTTAGAGAAGTTGAGAATACACTGAATAATGGGAATATCGTAAAGCTTATGGATAAGTCGAAACGTGTTAGTAGTGATATGGTGAATGAAGCTTTAAATATTATAACTACTAAAAATATGGCATTAGAACTGTGGCGTGCTGAAAAGAAACAAGCTTGTGAAAAATTAGGAATTGTTATTTCCGAGAGGAAGAAATTTGAAGAAGATTTTTGCAATTCTATTGATAGATTTAAAGACAAACAACAAGTAGAACATCAAAAGATTTTTTCTTTTGTTTATAAAAACAAAAATTATTTAGATAATTTTATAGAAGAGATTGATTGCATTCAAGCTTTTTATGAGGATTTTAAGAATAATGTGAATTCACTACTAGCACCAATAACTATTAAAGCTGCTATATATGCGGCTTACATAGAAGTGAGGGATGAACTTTGGGAACAAAACTAA